The Diorhabda carinulata isolate Delta chromosome 4, icDioCari1.1, whole genome shotgun sequence genomic interval GCCCAAGAAGTGCTCGCCAGCTACCTGAAATTGAAAGAACATTTGGAAATGGTGTACCGGCAACAAAACCAAAGAACTGTACACGAAGAAGATGAGGTACACGAAAAAGTGACAGAAAAGAACAACCTAGCAGAACCTGACacgtaaacaaataaaaatcaggacaaaattaaaaatggagcTACAATCTCTACATGCAAAAATTgcagaagaaattgaaaaagaaagaaaaaaccgAAAACGAACATGGGCGTGGCTCTAGATACTGAAGCTCATGATGGCGGATCAATACCAAGCCATTGCCACAAATTACATGAAAACTAACACAAAGATTGCGAAACGAACCATCTCAGTAGCAGGCTGCCCAATCTTAGCTAAGTGATCATAATTATAGCGACAAGAAACTGTTGAAAAACAGATACATTGGAATATATATGAAGGATATAACATCAAAGTAGTCACAAAGTGGTACCAACATCAGCCGGAAACAGTAGTTACCACACAAGAAGTGTATGAGTACGCACACACTTTCTCTCGGCTATAAATTAGTTATActcaatcaatttttgaaaacaaatatatattaaagtGAGAAAcgtataaaaatacaaaaacgaattaaaatttaacgatTTCCTATCAAGGTAaacgaaaaatacaaaaaattttcaaaatgcgTGCGTGCACTTCTCCTCAAGAGTACGCGGTATGTTATCCAAGAGTATAAAGTTAACCTAATACGCTGTCAACCCCTTTTCGGGCacaaatctcaaaaataatcATAGAGTCCTTCATATGCGGTGCAAATTTCatgaaatcattttttacaGGTTTTGCACTGTATCAGGTCTGTATCAGGCACTTTATTACACGCAGGGCGTGttccaataatttttctagatggaataccatttttattttctatttttggttttttgttcaAGTCTCTTTTAACGGTATGTCTATTTTTCTCTTCCAAACTCTGATCAGGTTTCTGCCTCCAAAACAAAAAGCGTGACAACATCAAAAATACCTCTTAGATGAAAGCTGGTCGTAGACGACAAAATAGTCCAGCAAgatatgaaattcaaatatctgggtATAGAAATATCCGGATATGGTGATATTGAGACAGAGGTAAGGCAGCAAACAATAAAAGCAGCAAGAGCAGCCAAATGTCTGAACGACACTATATGGgaaaacaaatacataagtattgagGCCAATTCAAGAACCTACAAAACTGTAATCAGACCTATAATGACGTACACAACAGAAACTCGGCCTGATGcagcaaaaacaaaaaggctCCTGGAAACAAACGAAATGAAAGTCCTACaaaaaattactggaaaaacgCTCCTAGACAGAGAACGTAGCGACGACATAAGGCAAAAATGCGGagtggaaaatattaacgaaaaagTTGTTTTGTATCAACATATGAAGTTTCCATGGCAAAAATATATCTACCTCATAGTTAGCCACTAGTTAATATTTCCTTCGCAGATATTGCTCCATAGAAAAAGATTtaacatacaaaattatataaaaagtcaAAGACCGACCGACTCTtgtattttttgcttataataagacctttgttttttttataaacctaGACTCAATCCACATTCACATAGAGTTGAAAAGACAAATaatctttttcatatttcaaaatacttgtTACTTATACGAATCAATAATGGATATGTGGATGATTATAGCTTCGTCATAAAATCCATCAATAGTTTGTCGTCAAAGGGATACAAAAAGTATCGGAGCATAGTCGAAAAATCAGCCATCAAGTTAAgttgaatgtccgcgcttaATTCTTTTCAGACTCAACCAATTCACTCATACTATAAATCAAATGGAAGGGCTTGATTTACTCAGTGTCTTTAAAGCAAAACGAACAACTTAACCTCAATTAGAACTCAATATATGCAACATTGAGTGCAgttgaatgtccgcgcttaACTTTCCTCAGACACAATCAGTTcactaataaatttttgaaagtttctcATGAATAATCTCATTAAACTTATTCTAATTGGATAGATAAGTAAttgattttgtaatattttctaataattctgggaaattttctatcaaatttaatatagaaTTCAATCTTTAATTAATAAGACAATATTCTCACCTGCTCTTCATTCAATAAGTTAATTGTGTGTATACGTAAGTTTGTATAGAAAAATTCAACTTGGCACATACTATGTAAATAACATgtaaatatgtgaaataaaacaaatatttggacAGCTATTCGTTTTATTGATAATACCGAATGCCTTATTTGAATGCCAATGTGGAACGGTGAAAGTCTCAGCATAAGACGAAACAACGTGCATATAAACATCGTAAAGTTGTGCAACCCTAGAAGTTATTgctcaatattatataaaagtgcacgtttaacatttgaaaaactgCATATTTAATAGCGGCTCACACCGAGTTTCGAGTTTTAAATCACGTATATGTCAGTGTGGTATTTATTATGTATCTAATGGTTGAATAATAAGTAGaaacaaaagatattttaaattatattgtgTGGTTGGTTATTTTGTGATAGCTATTTAtttgttctaaatttttaaCTTACATTCTAATGTatgtattttcaagaaattccatttcataaatttctgctGAAATACGAGGTACGTCGAATATATCAAACTATATAGAATCTCTCAGAGACTAACAAGTGTTGAATTtaccataaatttcaattgactATAATGTTTATTTACAACCATATATGCAATGCTGTCGTTGCTAACGTCATTGAAGTTTAGAAAGTGTCATATTACACACCTTATTACTGCCTTTATTTACCGCCATCACTTCCCGTCCTCTAAAATATTGTGATCGTTGAAATTTTTCTCATCTATTCTAAATGAATAgttttcatattgaaaaatattataatacctatttaccaataaaaaccaacaatgAACTAATATACAACaaactatttattgaaattaatggttaaatttgaattatcataagcgtttatagaaatatttaggcCGTCTCCAAGAGTGATATCTCTTTGGTCGACAAATTACTTTGCTGTTGAATGACTAAGGTTTGTGAACTACTTGCAACAGATTCAGGAGACATGGCACATTAGGATAGCATATAGACAGTTTTGATTGTATTCTCCAATGAACTATCCACATAACCTTTTGCCACTACTGGTACATTTGCACCGCGGTTGGCAAGTAATGTAGATGCGGTTCTTCATCGAGCAAGTCCTCTAAATTCATTTCTATGCTGtcgaattgaataattttgaacgattttttttcaatatattaaatggCCTCTgtttccttttcttaaaataaccGGGTGACGAGCTTCTACACAAGGATGCTCCTAATTGTTGGTAAATCTCAGTTACATCAACGTCTATGTTTATTTCCATTCAATTCTTCATTAATCACGTGTATGACGTATAACATTGTCTGTGGTAACCACTGTCAAATAAGCAAACCGGCAGAACAACATCttcaaatttgaggttatgcTATTTTCTATTCTTCAAAATTACTTTACACTTATTTGAAGTCTTTTccataaataatatgaaatattgaaatcaaaataacaacAGTTCCAGTCTAATGCACAGACTCAACTCAATAAATCTATATGTACGCTACCGTATACTTATCTCACTCACTCTCAAGCGCACATGCAACGGTCTTTCCCTCTTACTAACAGTAAGACACTTTAAATACGATAAAGAGATATTTTGCCCTTAGGATTGGTCTGACAGCTTactaaatacattaaaatagcgccctatataataaatattacagATGAAAATGAAGTATCAGACTGTATCGATATTTACGGTGTGTGTCAATAAATACTGCCGATAGAAGTTGTCTGGCAGTATTCATTCCACATTATTCACAATATTTCCTACAGCATACGTAAAAATCTAACCACAGACTATAAGTAGGCGAGTAAAATTTACGTATGTGTAGCATAAGGTACCAGAGATTTGGCCGTCGCGTAGGCTAGCAGGTATGTATACGTTCACTGTACACTAATACTAACCTATTATACagagtatttcaaaaaaaagtgaTCCCGTCTCGGgtatagatagaaaactgaaaaatatttgagatttgcgtagtaaaaagtaaaaattttcgtaacgccatccgtattcaagataaagggctttgaagaaaaaaatatccacattgtatttaaattttatacgaatatgtgttggaagctgatacatcaaTGAATTTGTGTTTACGTCTGGCTCTCATAGAGGGCGTTAATTACACGGGTTGTATCAAGTAGTATTGAGCATTAACTTTTcgatattagatttattaagcaaaatttcaagtgatcTTGAACAACAGTTAATTTTACACCCAAAACATACTCTTGagaaaactcgatactgtgtaccgttttcggaatattttgatttgaaaattatgaagtaataaccaaTGGTgatataaagtattgataaagttattgattattattgttagtaagcattatgtgaattgaaaattttttgtcgcgtAAATGAAACCTCATagataaaacggatacatttgaaaaaatccagtctaatccttataggatcttgtttttcaaagttaaataagtatgggcactgagctattggaggcttcattatgaaacaaacaacaatttgatgtcCATGTAATGCGGAATTTTACATGGCAATAGCATTTTCTCTGAGTTTGACATTTaaaactgtcattcattgatagttatgacgttgGTCCAATAATAATTACAACTCTAAATGGTGATATGTACCTGGACTTTTTAAGCAAACTCTTATTCGAGATATTAAAAGATTTAACGCTAAACGAGCTAAGATCTCCATTTTATATGCACGATGGAGCTCTACCACACTTCGATAGATGCTGCCATAAAtggttgagtaaccattttccgaatcgatggattgatagaggtgcagaagctccgatACATTGATCCTTTGGATTATacagtttggtcgtatcttaaagaaaagttctacagaggtaaattcacctcaagaaagacagaattcaacgtCACTTTAATGTTCTTATAGCTGACTCCCAACCGAAGATTAAGAGATTCTTGAGAAAAACTTGTGAATTCGAGAAAACGGAAGACATTTTGAAAACCTACTCTAATTGAATTACATTTTATGTAATTAGCCATTGTTCGAATTTTCaacttgtgatttttttttattacatttatcattttttcataccagcatcggttattccttcataattttccaataaaaatattccgaaaacggtacgcAGTATCTAGTTTTATTAAGTGTATCTTTTTGATGTGAAATTAgatgatgtttaagttcacctgaaattttttttaataaatctgatattgaaaaagtcatgttcaatactacttggtacgaaccgtgtaactagcgccttCTATGaaagtcagacataaaaacaatgCTGCAAGTAGTTGCGCCAATATCATAagaaatgt includes:
- the LOC130892390 gene encoding uncharacterized protein LOC130892390 — protein: MKFKYLGIEISGYGDIETEVRQQTIKAARAAKCLNDTIWENKYISIEANSRTYKTVIRPIMTYTTETRPDAAKTKRLLETNEMKVLQKITGKTLLDRERSDDIRQKCGVENINEKVVLYQHMKFPWQKYIYLIVSH